Proteins from one Acropora muricata isolate sample 2 chromosome 9, ASM3666990v1, whole genome shotgun sequence genomic window:
- the LOC136927538 gene encoding uncharacterized protein yields SKLQEADYGKDCTIDVMQQYLRRDCIEITGIPVLPLDNPKQLVLELGSLIGVSISEDQISTAHRLPDTKKVQNRIIVKFVQRDKREEFYKKKKNLIGKKSGLLPSVQAEMGKSVFSDNKIHINESLTAYRKRLFGRINSFKQQHNHKFLWTANGKILIRETETSHILSFSTHEEFEDYLDEINNR; encoded by the coding sequence TCTAAACTCCAAGAAGCTGATTATGGAAAGGATTGCACCATCGACGTAATGCAGCAATATCTAAGAAGAGACTGTATTGAAATTACTGGTATTCCTGTCTTACCACTGGATAATCCTAAACAGCTAGTTCTAGAGCTAGGCTCACTTATTGGTGTTAGTATAAGTGAAGACCAGATATCAACAGCCCACAGACTTCCAGATACAAAGAAGGTACAAAATCGAATTATAGTAAAGTTCGTACaaagagataaaagagaagaattctacaagaagaagaagaatctgATAGGAAAGAAGTCTGGCCTACTACCATCTGTCCAAGCCGAAATGGGTAAAAGTGTCTTCAGTGATAACAAGATTCATATCAACGAGTCGTTAACCGCCTACAGGAAGAGATTGTTTGGGAGAATTAATTCATTTAAACAACAGCACAATCACAAATTTCTATGGACTGCTAATGGGAAGATTCTAATAAGAGAGACTGAGACCTCACATATTCTTAGTTTCTCTACTCATGAGGAATTCGAGGATTATCTGGATGAGATTAATAACAGATGA